Genomic segment of Betaproteobacteria bacterium:
GCGCTTGCGCCTGCGCCACTGCCGGCGCCGGTCGCACCGGCTCCCGTGCCCGCCGTTCCCGCGAATCCGGCAATCGAAAAGCCGACCCCACCGGTGCCCGCCGCGAAGCCCGCCGCGCCTGATTCAAGACCCGCCGTGCCGGACAAGGCCCCGCTCCCCGAGCCAAGGACTGGCGCATCCGACAAGAAGCCCACGCCCCCCGCTCCTTCTGCTTCTCCCGATCAAAGCGTGTCACAGGCGAACGGGGCACCGTCGTGGCTGTGGGGTGTGCTTGCCCTGCTTGTTGCCGGCATCGCGGCACTTGCCTGGCATCTGTCGTCCCGTCGCCGGAAGGTGGCACCGCCCCCCAAGGCGGCATCCGCCGCATCCGACCTGGATGAGGCGGAAGCCCTGATGCGAGGGAGCAGCGCGAGCAGCGCCGGCCAGACCGCGCTGCCGGACGAGGCGGAACATCGCGTCGTGGCGGATTCCGACGCGAGCCTCGCCACGCGCATCCCGGGTGCCGACCCGACGGCGCTTCGCCGGCGCTACATCGAGGAACGCTTTCCGGAAATCGCGGGCGGCACGATCAACCTCGACCAGCCGGAATCGATCGTGAAGGCCGCGCGGCTCTTCTACGAGGACGGGGCCATTGCGCGTGCGATCGAGCTGCTGCAATTCGCGGCGGAAGAGAACCCGGCCTCCCTCAAGCCGTGGCTCGCCCTGTTCGAGATCTTCCGGCTGGAAAACCTCTCCGGGGCTTTCACCGAACTCGCGGCGCGCTTCCAGGAGCACCATGGCTCGAGCCAGGACTGGCGAAAGGTGCAGTTCATCGGGCGCGAGATCGATCCCGGCAACGCCCTTTATCGCGAAGCCCCGGTCAACAACCTCGAGACCATCGGTTACTCCGCCTCGAAGGCGATCATGCCGGTCACCTTCGATCCGCTCGCCGAGAACTGGCTGAACGCGCCGATGGATTTCACCACCGACGCGCACGCGGCCAGCCTGCACGCCGGCCTCCTCGCGGACGCCGGTCTCAATGACTCGGACCTTGCCGCCGACCCGATGCCGGCACTCAAGAACGTCGAGATGTTCAACGTCGCCTGAGGATCGCCCGTGACGCAAGACGCCAGCGCTGCCTATCCCCTGGACCTCGACCGGGTGCTCGCCGCGAAGTCGATTCGCGACGCGGGTTCGCGTGCGCTCTTCCTCGCGGCTGTGCGCGAGCTCGGCAAGGACACCCCGCCTTTCACTGCCGATCGACTCGATCGGCTGACGCGGGTCGAGGAGCAGTTCGAGGCGCTGCTGCTCTACGACCAGTTCGAGTTCCTTCGCGGGCCCGCGTCGGTCGCCGAGGCCGAGCGCGACTTCGCGCATACCGTGCAGCGCATCTGCCTGGAAATTGCCAACGGGTTCCAGCGCTTCCTGCGCCACCGCGACGATTGGGCCACGACGCCGGAATCCGCCGAGATGAAGTTCCGGGTGACCGGTCTTGCGATGAACGCGATCCACTGTTTCGTGAAGTGGGGCTGCTTCCTGGGCGAGCCCGGCCGGAGCGTGCCGTGGAAGCAGTTGCACGCCCTCTACGCCCTCGCGGAGTCCGGGGGGTACTCGCAGGTTCCCTTCGTCCTCCATCCTTCGCAGCCGAGCTTCAGGCCTTCCGTGCAATCGCTTTTCCTGCGCACGCTCATTCTCGACCTGGTCAATGCCGGCAACCTGTCGCGCGTGCAGCTCGAAATCGCCGACGGCTGGTTCTCGTCGTGGTGCGGGGACTACTCGCTCGACACGGACTACTCGTCACGCTCGCACCTTTTCTACGTGGATCTCGCGACGGATCGGGGCCTGCACCTCATGAGGAACGACAGCCACGGCGACACCGTGCGGTACGTTCGCACCGACGGCCTGAACGCCCAGCTTGAGGAAGTGCAGGCTGGGCTGCGGCACGGCAAGCTCTACGCAGGGCATGGCGCCGGCGCCGTGTTCCCCGTCGAGGAGCATGTGGCGCTGCTCGCGGTCATGGAAAAGCTCTACCAGTCGATGATCGCCAGCGCGGAGAACCGCATCGAGGAGCGAACGCGGTTCGAGGATCGCGAGATCGAGGTCGTGGCAGGCATGGAGCGCGTGCTGGCGAAGATCCGCCGGGGGCCCGAGCCGGCACAGGCCGGGACGGCTTCCCAGGGGGTCACCGTGACCTCCGAAATGGTGGAGATCACCCCATCGGGGCTGTCACTGACTTCCATTGAGACGGCGCCCGCAGCCGCAGTCGCCGTGGACCCGGACATCCAGACCTGGCGCGTGAAGGACCTGAGCTCCAAGGGATACGGACTGCTCGTGGACAAGGCCTCCGCCGATACGGTCATGCTCAATGGCGTCATCGGCCTTCGCAACCAGTTGTCGGGCGGATGGATCCTGGGAAGCGTGGTGAGAAAGCTCGCCAACCGCGTGCGCGGCGAGATCCTTGCCGGTGTCGAGGTCCTTTCCTTCCGGCCGCTGCTCATCGAGCTCTCACCCGCGGAAGGGGGCGCCGCGATCGAGGCCCTCTACCTGCCGGGAACCGAGGCGAGCGGCCGGCTCGATTCGATCATGATCCGCGCCACGGACTTCTCAGCCACGACGCCGTACCGCCTGGAGGCAGGAGGCGCCACCTACCGCATCCGGCTCAACCGCATCGCGAAGAAGGGCGCCGACTGGATCAGGGCCCGCTTCGAGATCGAGGCGAAGACCTGATCCCGGCCCGCGCACGTCGCATGGCCTTCGCGTCGGCTCGCACGTCCCGGTAGATTTCCACCCGATCCGCATCGCGCAGCACGAAGCCCGGACTGCGGCGCCTTCCCCAGACGCCCACGCAATCCAGCGTCAAACCCGGAAAGCGCTCGGCCACCCGGGCGGCGACCAGCGCCTGGGCGAGGTTCGCTCCCTCATCGAGCTCGATCGCGACGACGTCCTGCGCCTCCGCAAGCGCCACCACGACGAGAACGCGCATCAGGAGCCTGCCGCGGGCTGCGCCGCCGCTTCCGAGCGGCGCAGGGCCGCAGCCCGCTCGACGAATCGGTCCACGATCGTCTCCATGATCTGGCCGAACACCGGTCCCATCACGGTGTCCAGTGCCCGGCTGGAAAACGCGTAGTCGATGGAGAACTCGATCGCGCAACCCTCCGGGCCCAGCGGGCGGATGTGCCAGTGCCCGGCCAGGCGCTCGAAGGGCCCGTCGGCGAGCTCGAGGTGGATCCACTCGGGTGGCTCGTTGCGATTGCGCGTGGCCACGTGGGTCTTTAGTCCGTGGAAGTCGATGTCGATACGCGCGCACGTTTCGGTCGGAGTGCGGCCGAACACCTCGATGCCGCTGCACCAGGGGAGGAACTGCGGGTAGTGCTCGACCCCGTCCACGAGGGCGAACATGGCCTCGGCGGAGCGATCGACGATGACCTTGCGGATGATGGTAGGCATGCCAGCGGCATTTTACGGCGCACCCCCGGTAGAATGCGAACCTCGCGCGGAATTGTCCCGTCCGCCCCCGCGTCCTCCCCCATGAGCATCGTCGACAACCGCAAGGCCTTCCACGACTACTTCATCGAAGAGCGCTTCGAGGCCGGGCTCGTGCTCGAGGGCTGGGAGGTGAAGTCGATCCGCGCGGGACGCGTGCAGCTGAAGGAGGCCTATGTGATCGTGCGCGGCGCGGAGGCGTTCATCATCGGCATGCACGTGAGCGCGCTTCCCACGGCATCGACGCATATCCACCCCGACCCCACCCGCACCCGCAAGCTCCTGCTGCACGGGAACGAGCTGGCCCGGCTCATCGGCAAGGTCGAGCGCAGCGGCTACACGCTCGTCCCGATCAATCTCCACTACGCCAAGGGCCGCATCAAGGCCGACATCGGGCTGGCCAAGGGCAAGAAGCAGCATGACAAGCGCGAGGCGCAGAAGGACCGCGACTGGCTGCGCGAGAAGCAGCGGTTGATGCGCAACAAGGCCTGACGCCGTCCGGCTGTTCCCGCCGCCCGGCGCCCGCGGGCGCCGACTCCCGCCAAACAGGTATCAACCGTTTCCTCCCGGAATCAGGCACCGCCGCCGCGCAGCGGGCCTACGATGGCCCCACAACAACGGACTGCGATCGGGGCTCCGGCATCCACGAGAAGTCGTTCCCCGTCCGCGCCGCCACAAGCGAAGGAGGAGAACGCATGACTGTTCGGAAGATCCTGGTGCTGGGTGCCTCGTACGGTTCGCTGCTCGGCGTGAAGCTGGCCCTTGCCGGGCACACCGTGAAACTTGTCTGCCTTCCCGCCGAGGCAACGCTCATCAACGACAGGGGCGCGATCCTGCGCCTGCCCGCGAAAGGGCGCGACGGCCTTGTCGAGGTGAATTCGCGCAGCCTGGCGGGCAACCTCACCGCCGACGGACCCGGCGCGGTCGCTCCCGCCGACTACGACCTGGTTGCCTTGGCGATGCAGGAACCGCAGTACCGCTCGCCCGGCGTGCGCGAGTTGCTGCGCACGGTAGCCACATCCCGCGTTCCCTGCATGTCGATCATGAACATGCCGCCGGTTCCCTACCTGCGCCGCGTCCCGGGGATCGACGTGGCGCGTTGCGTGGACTGCTATACGGATCCCTCCGTGTGGGATGCGTTCGAGCCGCAATTCATGACGCTCTGCAGCCCCGACGCGCAGGCGTTCCGTCCGCCCGAGGATGAGGCCAACGTGCTCCAGGTGCGCCTGCCGAGCAACTTCAAGGCCGCGCGGTTCGAATCGGATGCGCACACCGCCCTCCTGCGCGGACTCGCGGCGGACATTGAGGCGGCGCGGTTCGACCTCGATGGCCAGAGAATCGAGTTGCCCGTGAAGCTCAAGGTGCACGAGTCGGTGTTCGTGCCGCTGGCGAAGTGGGCCATGCTCCTGGCCGGCAACTATCGCTGCGTGCAGGCGGATTCCGTGCGCCCGATCAAGGAGGCGGTTCATGGCGACCTGGCCGCTTCGCGGGCCGTCTACCAGTGGGTCGTGAGCCTGTGCGTCTCGCTGGGCGCCGACGCGGCGGACCTGGTGCCGTTCGAGAAGTACGCGGCCGCCGCGCTCTCGCTCGAAAGCCCGTCGTCTGCGGCCCGCGCCCTGGCAGGCGGGGCGCAGTACATCGAACGCGTCGACCGGCTCGTGCAGGCCGTGGCCGCGCAGAAGGGGATGCGCAATGCCAGCGTGGACGAGACGGTGGCGCTGGTCGATGCGTGGCTGGTGCGCAATCGCAGGAAGGGTTGAACTGACGCTCGCGGCCCCGGAAGCGAAGCCATCCCGGGGAGAGCCTAGCGCGACGGGGGTTTGCGCTCCCGCTGGAGTGTTTCGGGCAACGGCGAATTCGCCTTGAGTTCCTGCAGCCCCTTGGCCGCGACCAGCGCCCAGACCGCAAACATCTGGGCAAACTGCTCGCGGTTGGTGACGGAGTCGGTGGCCTGGGCCCGCGGAGTCTTCAGCGTCTCGCGGTGGTCGGCGACCCGCCCGAGCAGGGTTCCCGTCAGGGAATCCCGTATGTCCATGCGCAGCGTGGCCTCCCCGGCTTCCACCGTGTAGAGGCGCGTTCCGGCGGCGTTCAGCACATCGGGCGCGTTCACGTAGAGGTCCACGACGCGCGGCGAAACCTCGAGCACGTCGCCGCCGGGGCTCGTCACGACCGCGTAGCCGGAGGACCTGAAGGCCTGGGCCCAGATCTCGTCGAATCCGGATCGCGCCGCCTCGACGATCTTGCGTGCGTCCGACTTGGTCACCTGGCTCGGGCGCGCCCCGCGATTGCTGTTCATGTCGCGCAGCCAGTCCTTCTGGAAGGCTACATCGGCGTTCTTGAGCAGCACCTTCGTGTACGGCCGGAAGTCCGCACCCGGCAGCAGCCAGGCCCGGTCCACGTTGCGTGCCTTGATGGCGACGAGTCCTTCAGCGTCGGACGCCGCCGGTGACTGCGCAAGGCAGGTCTTACCCGCAAGGCAGGCGAGCACCACGATGGCGGCTCGAATGAGGATTTTCATGATGTGCCTCCTTGCCTCGGCGCCCGGCCCGGCTTGGCAATGATGGGGTGGCTGATGGGATTCGAACCCACGACAACTGGAATCACAATCCAGGACTCTACCGCTGAGCTACAGCCACCACTGCCGGCCTCGATTCGCGAGGCCGGAAAAAACTGGCACGCCCGACAGGACTCGAACCTGTTACCCCCGGCTTAGAAGGCCGGTGCTCTATCCAAATGAGCTACGGGCGCAAACCGAACCATCCAAGGGCGGGAAAACTGGTCGGGGTGGAGGGATTCGAACCCCCGACAACTTGCTCCCAAAGCAAGTGCGCTACCAGGCTGCGCTACACCCCGTCGGATACATCCAAGGCGAGCGCGGATTATACGCTGCCCTCGCCTCGGACCCTACACCACGGGCTCTTCCAGCCCGGACCGTTTACTGCGCCGGTGCGCCGCCGTCGCCCGCGGGGGCGGTCGCCGGCTCCTCACGCCTGGCCGGCGGGTCGAGCAGCACCTTCCGGGACAGCCGAACGCGGCCTTTGTCATCGGCCTCGAGCACCTTCACTTTCACGATCTGGCCTTCCTTGAGGTAGTCCGACACCGCGTTCACGCGCTCGTGCGCGATCTGCGAGATGTGCAGCAGGCCGTCCTTGCCCGGCAGCAGCTGCACGATCGCGCCGAAGTCGAGCAGGCGCACGACGGGGCCTTCGTACACCCGGCCCACTTCCACGTCCGCGGTGATCGCCTCGATCCTTCTCTTCGCGTCCTCGCCGGCCTCGACCGACAGGCAGGCGATGGAGATGGTGCCGTCGTCCTCGATGTCGATCGTGGTGCCGGTCTCGCGCGTGAGCGCCTGGATCACGCTGCCGCCCTTGCCGATCACGTCGCGGATCTTGTCCGGGTTGATCTTGATCTTGATGACGCGCGGCGCGTAGGTGGAGAGCTCCTCGCGCGGACCCGGCACCGCGGTCTTCATGAGGCCGAGGATGTGCATGCGGCCCTCGCGCGCCTGGTCGAGCGCGACCTTCATGATGTCCTTGGTGATGCCGTTGATCTTGATGTCCATCTGCAGGGCGGTGATGCCCTTGTCCGTGCCGGCCACCTTGAAGTCCATGTCGCCGAGGTGATCCTCGTCGCCCAGGATGTCGGTCAGCACCGCGAAGCGGCCGCCTTCCTTGATGAGGCCCATGGCGATGCCCGCCACGTGGCCGTGGAGCGGCACGCCCGCGTCCATGAGCGCAAGGCAGCCGCCGCAGACCGAGGCCATCGACGAGGAGCCGTTCGACTCCGTGATCTCGGAGACGACGCGAAGCGTGTAGCCGAATTCCTCGCGGGTCGGCAGGACGCCCAGGAGGGCACGCTTGGCCAGGCGCCCGTGGCCGATCTCGCGGCGCTTCGGGACACCGACGCGGCCCGTCTCCCCGGTGGAGTACGGCGGGAAGTTGTAGTGCAGCATGAAGCGCTCGGTGTACTCGCCCGTCAGCGCGTCGATCCTCTGCTCGTCCTGCCCCGTGCCAAGCGTGGCCGTCACGATGGCCTGCGTCTCGCCGCGGGTGAAGAGAACGGAGCCGTGCACGCGCGGCAGCAGCGTGGGGCGGATGGAGATGGGGCGCACCGTGCGCGTGTCACGGCCGTCGATGCGCGGCTCGCCGTTGAGGATCTGGCCGCGCACGATCTTCGACTCCATGTCCTTCAGGATGCCGCGCACGACATTGCCGTCGGCGGGCGGGTCGGCGTTCACGACACACGCTTCCAGCACGCGCTTCTTCACGTCCTCGAGCTTCTCCTGGCGGATCGACTTCGATTTCACGCGATAGGCGTCGCCAAGGTCGTTCTCGGCGATGGTGCGGATCTTCTCCACGAGCGCCGGGTCGTTCTGGGCAGGTGCCCAGTCCCAGTCGTCCTTGCCGCCCTCTTCCGCGAGTTCGTTGATCGCCTTGATCGCGGCCTGCATCTGCTCGTGGCCAAACACCACGGCGCCCAGCATCACTTCCTCGGACAGTTCGCTCGCCTCGGACTCGACCATGAGCACGGCCTGCGCCGTCCCGGCCACGACGAGGTTCAGCTTCGAGCTTTCCAGCTCCGTCTTCGTCGGGTTGAGGATGTATTCGCCATCGAGGTAGCCCACGCGGGCCGCGCCGATGGGGCCATCGAACGGGATGCCGGCCAGCGTCACGGCGGCGGAGGCGCCGATCATCGCGGGGATGTCGGAATCGACTTCCGGGTTGATCGACAGGACCGTTGCGACGACCTGCACCTCGTTGTAGAACCCGTGGGGGAAGAGCGGGCGCAGGGGCCGGTCGATGAGACGGCAGGTGAGGACCTCCTTCTCGGAGGGTCGGCCTTCACGCTTGAAGAAGCCCCCGGGGATGCGTCCCGCGGCATAGGTCTTCTCCTGGTAATCGACGGTCAGGGGGAAGAAATCCTGCCCCGCTTTCACGTCCTTGCGCGCAGTGACGGCCACCAGCACAACGGTATCGTCCATGGTAACGAGCACGGCGCCGTCGGCCTGGCGCGCGATTTCGCCGGTCTCCAGGGTCACCTGGTGCCGACCGAGCGCAAAAGTCTTCTTGATGGGTTTCACGGGTATCAATCCTCTTGGAATGGGGAAAACTTCGCCCGGCGGCGGATCCTGACCGGGCTCCCGGCGAAAAAACCCCGCGCACGCCCGGAAAGGGATCGTCGCGGGGTCGTTGTTCCCGGGGGCTGCCTACTTGCGGATGCCGAGGCGTTCGATCGTCGAGCGGTACTTGTCGACGTCGCAGCGCTTGAGGTAGTCGAGCAGGCTGCGGCGCTGGCTCACCATGTGCAGGAGTCCCCTGCGCGAATGGTGATCCTTCACGTTCGCCTTGAAGTGGTCGGTGAGGCTGTTGATGTTCGCGGTAAGAAGGGCGATCTGCACTTCGGGAGACCCGGTGTCACCCGCCCCACGCTGGAATTCGGAAACAACGCGCGCCTTGTTGGCGGTGGTTACGGCCATTGCTGAACTCTCCTGGGCGATTCGCCCGTAATGATGGTCATGATCTCGGGGAAAGGGTCATTTTAGCAAGTTTCAGGGCTCAAATTCAAGCAGAATCAGAGGCCTACCCCATCGGGCCGGTCGTCATGAGGCGTACGGCAGCCAGGCCGCCGTTCGCCACCAGTGCCACGCCGATGAATCGGCCCGCCGGGTCGAAGACCGCCCGCTCCCCCGCCGGCCAGCCGGGGTCGGCGACGAGTTCCTGTCCGTTTCGGATGGCCCAGGCCTCCTGCTCGCCCAGGTCCGACCGGGGAAGCGACTGGACGAGCACCTCGACCGGCAGCAGCCTCGCCCGTGCCGCCTCGATCCCCATGTCCGCCAGCGCGTCAGGGGACGCGGCTTCCTCGATGCCGAAGGCTCCGGTCACCGTCCTGCGCAATCCGGTGAGGTACGCCCCGCATCCCAACCGCTCTCCCAGCGCTTCCGCCAAGGTTCTGATATAGGTTCCTTTAGAGCATTTAACCGAAATTACGAGCTTTTCGCCGGAGAACTCCACAATCTCCATCCGGTCGATCCGAATGACCCGGGGTTCGCGAGCCACCTCGACCCCTTGCCGCGCCAGGTCATAGAGGCGCTGCCCCTGGATCCTGACGGCAGAGTGCATGGGGGGTATCTGCGTCGAAACACCCATTAGCTCCCGCGAACAGGCCTCGATCTCCGAAATTGAAATACAAATCGGAGTCCCGGGCACGATCTCGCCTTCCGTATCGCCCGTCGTGGAGGTGGCCCCCAGGCGAAGCGTGGCGATATAGCTCTTGTCCGAATCGATCAGGAATCGCGAGAACTTGGTGGCCTCGCCGAAGACCAGGGGAAGCAGCCCCGTGGCAAAGGGGTCGAGGGTTCCCGTGTGGCCTGCCTTGCGGGCATCCAGGGCCCGCTTGGCCATGGCCAGGGTCCGCGTCGAAGTGATGCCCGCGGGCTTGTCGACGAGGAGAACCCCGTCCGGTCCGCCGGCCATTCGGAATCCTCAGTCGGTGCTGTGCGGCGGGGCCGGCGGCAGCGGGGCGACCGCCTCGTCGATGAGGCGCGAAAGCCTCACGCCGTTCTCGATCGACCGGTCGTAGGCGAAGTGCAGGTCGGGAACGGTCCGCGTCGAGAGGCGGTGCGCGAGACCCGCCCTCAGGAACCCGGCTGCGCGGGTGAGCCCGTCGCCGCAGGCTTGCGCCTCCTCGGGCGAGCCGAGTGTCGTGAAGAAGACCTTCGCGTGCGCCTGGTCGCCGGCAAGCTCGACGCCGGTGATCGTGACGAGCTTCACGCGCGGGTCGCGAAGCTCCAGGCGGATCAGTTCCGAAAGCTCGCGCTGGATCTGGTCCGCGATACGGGCGAGACGCGCAGTGCTCATGGCGGTGCCGTGCCCCGGCAAGGGCTCAGGCGAGCGTCCTCGCCACTTCGACGACCTCGAACGCCTCGATCATGTCGCCGACCTCGACGTCGTTGAAACCCCGGAGCGACAGGCCGCACTCGAAACCGGTCTTCACTTCCTTCACGTCGTCCTTGAATCGCTTGAGCGAGTCGAGCTCGCCCGTGTGAACGACGACGCCGGCGCGCACGAGACGGACCTGCGAGCCGCGCTTCACCAACCCCTCGGTCACCATGCACCCGGCCACGGTGCCCACCTTCGAGATCCTGAACACGTTTCGCACCTCGACCATGCCGAGGATGGATTCCTTGCGTTCCGGGGGCAGCATGCCCGTGACGGCGACCTTCAGGTCGTCGACCGCGTCGTAGATGATGCTGTAGTAGCGGATGTCCACGCCGGAATGCTCGGCGAGCTTTCTCGCGGTGGCATCGGCCCGGGCGTTGAAGCCGATCACCACCGCCTTGGAAGCCAGCGCGAGGTTCACGTCGGACTCCGTGATGCCGCCTACTCCGGTATGGATGATGTTGACTTTCACCTCGTCGGTCGAAAGCTTAGCGAGCGCATGCGCGAGACCCTCGTAGGAGCCCTGCACGTCCGCCTTGATGATGAGGGCCAGCGACTTGGCGGGGCCCGTCTCGGCCATCTGCTCCATGGCGCTCTCGATCTTGGTCGCGTGCTGCTTGGCGAGCTTCACGTCGCGGAACTTGCCCTGGCGGAAGAGCGCGATCTCGCGCGCCTTGCGCTCGTCGTTGAGCACCAGCATCTCGTCGCCTGCCCGCGGCACTTCCTGCAGGCCCTGGATCTCGACCGGAATGGCCGGGCCGGCCTCGTTGACCGGCTTGCCGTCCTCGTCGGTCATGGCCCGAACGCGTCCAAACACGGCGCCGGCGAGGACGTTGTCGCCCTTCCGGAGCGTGCCGGACTTCACGAGTACGGTCGCCACCGGTCCACGGCCCTTGTCGAGCCGCGCCTCGATGACCATGCCCTTGGCCGGCGCGTTCACTACCGCGCGCAACTCGAGCACCTCGGCCTGGAGCTGGATCGCCTCGATGAGCCGGTCGACGCCCTGCCCCGTCTTGGCCGAAACCTCGATGAACTGCGCATCGCCGCCGAATTCCTCGGAAACCACGCCGTGCGCGAGCAGGTCCTGCTTCACGCGCTGCGGGTTGGCCTCGGGCTTGTCGATCTTGTTCACCGCCACGATCATCGGCACGTTCGCGGCCTTGGCGTGGTTGATGGCCTCGATGGTCTGCGGCATGACTCCGTCGTCGGCGGCCACGACCAGGATCACGAGGTCGGTGATCTGGCTTCCGCGTGCGCGCATCGCCGTGAAGGCCTCGTGGCCCGGTGTGTCGAGGAAGGTGATGACGCCGCGCGCCGTCTTCACGTGGTAGGCGCCGATGTGCTGCGTGATCCCGCCCGCCTCGCCCGCCGCGACCCGCGCCTTGCGGATCGTGTCGAGGAGGGAGGTCTTGCCGTGGTCCACGTGGCCCATCACGGTGACGACAGGTGGCCGGGTCTCGCTCAAGTGCGCGGACTCTCCGGCATCGGCCTCGGTGAGGAAGGCCTCGGGGTCGTCGAGTTTCGCGAGCTTGGCCGTGTGGCCCATCTCCTGCACCACGATCATGGCCGTTTCCTGGTCGATGACCTGGTTGATGGTGACCATCGAGCCCATCTTCATCATGGTCTTGATGACCTCGGCCGCCTTCACCGCCATCTTGCGCGCAAGGTCCCCGACGCTGATCGTCTCGGGAACGAGCACTTCGATCACTTTCGGCTCCACCGGAACGCTGTGGGCGGACAAGGGGTCCTCGTCACGATGGCGCGAGCCGCGCGCACCCGCGCGCCAGCCACCGCCGCGTCCGCCACCTGCGTCGCCGCGGGTCTTCATCCCGCGGCGCTTGGCCATTTCGTCGGCCCACGACGTGGTCGGCCGGGCCGGCTTCTTCACGGCCTTTTTCTCGTCGGCCCTGATGGCCGGGCGATGGAGCGTGCCTTCGCTCGCCGGCGCCTTGGCATCCGGGACCGCCCCGGCTTCGGCGGGGGCCTCGGCCTTCACTTCCACGAGTACGGGGGCCTGCGCCTCGGTGGCGAGCTCCTCGCCCTTCTTGCGCATGACGCGTTTCTTCTTGACGCCCTCGCCCTCGACGGGAGTCGCGGGGGCGGCCTCAGTGGGAGCGGCCGCGGCGGCAGCCGCGGCGGCAGCCTCGGCCTCTTCCTTCTTGGTCTTCGCCTTCTTGGTCTTCGACTGGGCATCCGCGGCCTGGCGCGAGGCCAGCTCGGCCTGGCGGCGGGCCTCCTCCTCGCGCTTGCGGACCTCGTCCTGGTCGATGATCGGCGCCGCGGGCGCCGCGGGCTTCTCCACCTCGACCGGCGTCTCCGGCTTGTCGACCTTCACGAAGGTGCGCTTCTTGCGAACCTCCACCTGGATGGTGCGCGCCTTTCCGGTCGAATCGGCCCGCTTGATCTCGGTCGTCTGCTTGCGCGTGAGCGTGATCTTCTTTTTCTCTTCCTTGTGGCCGTGAACTTCACGCAGGTAGTCGAGCAGGCGCGTCTTGTCCTGCTCGGTCACGGGGTCTTCCCCGGCCTGCTTGCTCACGCCGGCGGCCTGCAGCTGCTCGATGAGCCGCGGCACCGTGAGCTTGAGCTCCTCGGCGAACTGGGCGACGTTGGATTTGGCCATTGACGTTCCTTCCCGGGCGGCGATCAGGCCTGCGCCGGCTCCTTGAACCACGGCGCGCGCGCCGTCATGATCAGCTGGCTGGCCCGCTCATCCTCCATGCCGGTGAGCTCGGTGAGCTCCTCGGTCGCAAGGTCTGCGAGCGCATCCATCGTGGTGATGCCCTTCGAGGCAAGCAGCCGGGCGGTCTGGCCGTCCATGCCTTCCATGCTTTCGAGGCTGCCGGCGGCGCTTTCCACCGTCTCCTCGTGCTGCAGCTCCTCGGTGAGGAGCGCGTTTCTCGCGCGACGGCGCAATTCGTTCACCGTCTCCTCGTCGAACGCCTCGATCTCGAGCATCTCGTTGATCGGCACGTAGGCAACCTCGTCCATGGACGTGAAGCCCTCCGCCACGAGGATGTCGGCGACTTCCTCGTCCACGTCGAGCTTTTCCATGAACAGGGCGCGCAGGCCCTCCGTCTCGGCTCCGGCCTTTTCCTTGCGCTGCTCGACCGTCATGATGTTCAGTTCCCAGCCGGTGAGCTGGGAGGCGAGCTTCACGTTCTGGCCAAGCTTGCCGATGGCGATCGCCTGCTGGTC
This window contains:
- the rpsO gene encoding 30S ribosomal protein S15; the encoded protein is MAVTTANKARVVSEFQRGAGDTGSPEVQIALLTANINSLTDHFKANVKDHHSRRGLLHMVSQRRSLLDYLKRCDVDKYRSTIERLGIRK
- the pnp gene encoding polyribonucleotide nucleotidyltransferase; amino-acid sequence: MKPIKKTFALGRHQVTLETGEIARQADGAVLVTMDDTVVLVAVTARKDVKAGQDFFPLTVDYQEKTYAAGRIPGGFFKREGRPSEKEVLTCRLIDRPLRPLFPHGFYNEVQVVATVLSINPEVDSDIPAMIGASAAVTLAGIPFDGPIGAARVGYLDGEYILNPTKTELESSKLNLVVAGTAQAVLMVESEASELSEEVMLGAVVFGHEQMQAAIKAINELAEEGGKDDWDWAPAQNDPALVEKIRTIAENDLGDAYRVKSKSIRQEKLEDVKKRVLEACVVNADPPADGNVVRGILKDMESKIVRGQILNGEPRIDGRDTRTVRPISIRPTLLPRVHGSVLFTRGETQAIVTATLGTGQDEQRIDALTGEYTERFMLHYNFPPYSTGETGRVGVPKRREIGHGRLAKRALLGVLPTREEFGYTLRVVSEITESNGSSSMASVCGGCLALMDAGVPLHGHVAGIAMGLIKEGGRFAVLTDILGDEDHLGDMDFKVAGTDKGITALQMDIKINGITKDIMKVALDQAREGRMHILGLMKTAVPGPREELSTYAPRVIKIKINPDKIRDVIGKGGSVIQALTRETGTTIDIEDDGTISIACLSVEAGEDAKRRIEAITADVEVGRVYEGPVVRLLDFGAIVQLLPGKDGLLHISQIAHERVNAVSDYLKEGQIVKVKVLEADDKGRVRLSRKVLLDPPARREEPATAPAGDGGAPAQ
- the smpB gene encoding SsrA-binding protein SmpB, with product MSIVDNRKAFHDYFIEERFEAGLVLEGWEVKSIRAGRVQLKEAYVIVRGAEAFIIGMHVSALPTASTHIHPDPTRTRKLLLHGNELARLIGKVERSGYTLVPINLHYAKGRIKADIGLAKGKKQHDKREAQKDRDWLREKQRLMRNKA
- the truB gene encoding tRNA pseudouridine(55) synthase TruB, producing MAGGPDGVLLVDKPAGITSTRTLAMAKRALDARKAGHTGTLDPFATGLLPLVFGEATKFSRFLIDSDKSYIATLRLGATSTTGDTEGEIVPGTPICISISEIEACSRELMGVSTQIPPMHSAVRIQGQRLYDLARQGVEVAREPRVIRIDRMEIVEFSGEKLVISVKCSKGTYIRTLAEALGERLGCGAYLTGLRRTVTGAFGIEEAASPDALADMGIEAARARLLPVEVLVQSLPRSDLGEQEAWAIRNGQELVADPGWPAGERAVFDPAGRFIGVALVANGGLAAVRLMTTGPMG
- a CDS encoding RnfH family protein; translated protein: MRVLVVVALAEAQDVVAIELDEGANLAQALVAARVAERFPGLTLDCVGVWGRRRSPGFVLRDADRVEIYRDVRADAKAMRRARAGIRSSPRSRSGP
- a CDS encoding DUF3313 family protein, giving the protein MKILIRAAIVVLACLAGKTCLAQSPAASDAEGLVAIKARNVDRAWLLPGADFRPYTKVLLKNADVAFQKDWLRDMNSNRGARPSQVTKSDARKIVEAARSGFDEIWAQAFRSSGYAVVTSPGGDVLEVSPRVVDLYVNAPDVLNAAGTRLYTVEAGEATLRMDIRDSLTGTLLGRVADHRETLKTPRAQATDSVTNREQFAQMFAVWALVAAKGLQELKANSPLPETLQRERKPPSR
- a CDS encoding type II toxin-antitoxin system RatA family toxin, whose amino-acid sequence is MPTIIRKVIVDRSAEAMFALVDGVEHYPQFLPWCSGIEVFGRTPTETCARIDIDFHGLKTHVATRNRNEPPEWIHLELADGPFERLAGHWHIRPLGPEGCAIEFSIDYAFSSRALDTVMGPVFGQIMETIVDRFVERAAALRRSEAAAQPAAGS
- the rbfA gene encoding 30S ribosome-binding factor RbfA; protein product: MSTARLARIADQIQRELSELIRLELRDPRVKLVTITGVELAGDQAHAKVFFTTLGSPEEAQACGDGLTRAAGFLRAGLAHRLSTRTVPDLHFAYDRSIENGVRLSRLIDEAVAPLPPAPPHSTD